A section of the candidate division WOR-3 bacterium genome encodes:
- a CDS encoding glucose-6-phosphate isomerase gives MVELSLGTNSLFLNIEERFNSAPGNIQNMISVLEKKIPGSEFTGWMGYDAPESSIKEILDYAKEIRQKFEKVIVIGIGGSYLGSKASLDFLDIQKPKPLSFCGYNLSPDTYAEILKTARNFKTEIIVISKSGTTLEPSIALRMVLSEFMKNRDGAFHVTAITDSSKGILKKMADENGWKRFSIPDDIGGRFSVITPVGLIPLAVSGADINAFLESFTASSKSYSKADISSNSAILYSFARFNLLLAGYINEVFVTWQERCIGLSLWWQQLFGECEGKEGKGLYPSVAHCTRDLHSIGQYLQEGRREIFETFFHLRNDFELSVPGVDLDDKLDYLAGKKLSWINRSAREGTRKAHEMSGRPVISISVEKSDEKSLGDLFAFFMYSAAFSSRFLGLNAFDQPGVEAYKREMSNLLKEWRGNGK, from the coding sequence ATGGTAGAACTGTCCTTGGGAACTAATTCTCTGTTCTTGAACATCGAAGAGAGGTTCAATTCTGCTCCTGGCAACATCCAAAACATGATTTCTGTGTTAGAAAAAAAAATACCCGGTTCTGAATTTACCGGCTGGATGGGATACGATGCCCCTGAGTCCTCCATAAAAGAGATTTTGGATTACGCGAAAGAAATACGTCAAAAATTTGAAAAGGTCATAGTCATAGGCATCGGCGGGTCCTATCTTGGAAGTAAAGCTTCTCTGGACTTTTTGGATATTCAGAAACCAAAGCCGTTGAGTTTCTGTGGGTATAATCTTTCACCGGACACATACGCTGAAATTTTGAAAACCGCCAGGAATTTCAAGACCGAGATAATAGTAATAAGCAAATCAGGAACCACACTTGAGCCATCTATCGCCTTGAGGATGGTGTTGAGTGAGTTTATGAAAAATCGGGACGGCGCATTTCACGTCACCGCGATAACCGATTCTTCCAAAGGGATTTTGAAAAAAATGGCGGATGAAAACGGGTGGAAAAGATTTTCTATACCCGACGATATAGGCGGAAGGTTTTCCGTCATCACCCCCGTGGGACTGATACCACTTGCAGTGTCTGGAGCAGATATAAACGCCTTTTTGGAATCGTTTACCGCTTCTTCTAAATCCTATTCAAAAGCTGACATCTCTTCAAATTCAGCGATATTGTATTCTTTCGCGAGATTCAACCTTCTGTTGGCTGGTTACATCAATGAGGTTTTTGTCACATGGCAGGAAAGATGCATTGGATTAAGCCTATGGTGGCAGCAGCTTTTTGGCGAATGCGAAGGAAAAGAGGGCAAAGGACTGTATCCTTCCGTGGCTCATTGCACGAGAGATCTACACTCTATAGGGCAGTATCTACAAGAAGGCAGAAGGGAAATTTTTGAGACTTTTTTCCACTTGAGGAATGATTTCGAGTTGTCTGTGCCAGGAGTCGATTTAGATGACAAATTGGATTACCTCGCGGGTAAAAAACTCTCTTGGATAAACAGATCAGCCAGGGAAGGCACAAGAAAAGCTCATGAGATGAGCGGGAGACCCGTGATTTCGATATCCGTTGAAAAAAGTGACGAAAAATCTCTTGGAGACTTGTTTGCTTTTTTCATGTATTCGGCGGCTTTCAGTTCTCGATTCCTGGGTTTAAACGCTTTTGACCAACCTGGTGTAGAAGCTTACAAGAGGGAAATGTCAAATCTTCTTAAAGAATGGAGAGGAAATGGAAAATAA
- a CDS encoding HD domain-containing protein, whose amino-acid sequence MIDMLKLLYRLNRIGISLSAIRDLNVFFDYILKEAREFADCDGGTLYTVHGDMLELTVSQNKVLSERAGDNAVKTNYINVSMPISTQSIAGYVTLTGNTVNIADAYDIDSKYPFQHNKSFDEKSDYRTTSILTVPLKDTSGVIMGVLQLVNRRDEEGKITPFPDHLVDLTLSLASQAAVALRNVKYSEELKNSYYDTIFRLSVAAEYKDHDTANHIKRMSNYALIIAQRIGLSSDETELVFHAAPMHDIGKLGIPDNILLKPGKLTDEEWEEMKKHTIYGSKILENSNNTIIETSRVIALHHHEKFDGSGYPFGLKGEDIPLYARICSIADVFDALTSKRPYKKAFTDEQSFSIIEEEMEISFDPELTKVFLSDKSKIVSIMNKYQDS is encoded by the coding sequence ATGATTGACATGCTCAAATTGCTATACAGGTTAAACCGAATTGGAATATCGCTTTCCGCTATAAGAGACCTCAATGTTTTTTTCGACTATATTTTAAAAGAAGCCAGAGAATTCGCCGATTGCGACGGCGGTACCCTTTATACAGTCCACGGGGACATGCTCGAACTGACAGTCAGCCAAAACAAGGTTTTATCGGAAAGAGCCGGGGACAACGCCGTAAAGACAAATTACATCAATGTGTCGATGCCCATATCCACTCAGAGCATTGCCGGCTACGTGACACTGACTGGAAACACAGTCAATATCGCCGACGCGTATGATATTGACAGCAAATACCCTTTTCAGCACAACAAATCTTTCGATGAAAAATCAGATTACAGAACGACTTCGATTCTCACTGTCCCTCTTAAAGACACTTCGGGGGTCATCATGGGCGTACTCCAACTCGTCAACAGACGTGACGAAGAGGGTAAAATAACTCCATTTCCTGATCATCTTGTGGATCTAACCCTATCATTGGCGTCTCAAGCCGCGGTAGCCCTTAGGAATGTAAAGTATTCGGAAGAGCTTAAAAATTCCTACTATGACACAATTTTCAGGCTCTCCGTCGCCGCTGAATACAAAGACCACGACACGGCGAATCACATCAAGAGAATGAGCAACTACGCGCTTATAATCGCCCAGAGAATCGGCTTGTCATCAGATGAAACTGAACTCGTATTCCACGCCGCTCCAATGCATGACATCGGAAAACTGGGGATACCCGACAACATTCTGCTAAAACCCGGAAAACTGACCGACGAAGAATGGGAAGAGATGAAAAAACACACGATTTACGGCTCGAAAATTCTCGAGAATTCCAACAACACCATTATTGAAACTTCAAGAGTTATAGCTCTTCACCACCACGAAAAGTTCGATGGATCCGGTTATCCTTTCGGCCTCAAAGGCGAAGATATTCCTCTTTACGCGAGAATATGCTCAATAGCCGACGTATTCGACGCTCTCACCTCAAAAAGACCATACAAAAAAGCTTTCACAGATGAACAATCGTTTTCAATTATCGAAGAAGAAATGGAAATTTCTTTTGATCCGGAACTGACTAAAGTATTTCTAAGCGACAAATCGAAAATTGTCTCGATAATGAACAAATACCAAGATTCATAA
- a CDS encoding response regulator has product MKKKARVLIIDDDRELVNLVKFNFQQRGWEVFTSYDGMDAILKINRNKPDIIISDIRMPGVDGFSLLETIKADETLDDLPFIFLTGDNRIESRIKGIGDGADDYIVKPFVFEELFARVKNRLQTAHRIKALESKGLRGNFDVLSLSDILQNLASAGKNGKLIIETEFFLGEILIKEGKIIGASMPRRNGWDAFYTLLTLERGSFQFNETQDVSGEMSEPIEKALLECARQMDEEKRIIKLIGGRTSTYTVITENLNPLDKECIMVVEKIKEGFNFEEIARFLPISSYKIAMKIFSMLSEGYIKRF; this is encoded by the coding sequence ATGAAGAAAAAAGCGAGAGTACTTATAATCGATGATGACAGAGAGCTTGTAAACCTCGTCAAATTTAATTTTCAGCAGAGAGGTTGGGAAGTTTTCACGAGCTACGACGGGATGGACGCGATTTTGAAAATTAACAGAAACAAACCTGACATAATAATTTCGGACATCAGAATGCCCGGAGTGGACGGTTTTTCATTGCTTGAAACCATCAAAGCGGATGAAACTCTCGACGATTTGCCTTTCATATTTTTGACGGGTGACAACAGAATTGAAAGCAGGATCAAGGGCATAGGAGACGGCGCTGACGATTACATCGTTAAACCGTTTGTCTTCGAAGAACTTTTCGCCAGGGTAAAGAATCGTCTTCAGACCGCCCATCGTATCAAAGCGTTGGAATCAAAAGGTCTGAGAGGTAATTTTGACGTGCTTTCTCTGTCCGATATACTTCAAAATCTGGCTTCTGCGGGTAAAAACGGCAAACTTATAATCGAAACCGAGTTTTTTTTAGGTGAAATCTTAATAAAAGAAGGCAAAATAATCGGCGCATCAATGCCGAGAAGAAACGGATGGGACGCGTTTTATACTCTTTTAACTCTTGAAAGAGGTTCTTTTCAATTCAATGAAACTCAAGATGTTTCTGGTGAAATGTCTGAACCCATTGAAAAAGCGCTTCTGGAGTGCGCCAGGCAGATGGACGAGGAGAAAAGGATAATTAAGTTGATAGGCGGCAGGACTTCCACTTATACAGTCATCACAGAAAATTTAAACCCTTTGGATAAAGAATGCATTATGGTAGTTGAAAAAATCAAAGAAGGTTTTAATTTTGAGGAAATAGCCCGGTTTTTACCGATTTCAAGTTACAAAATTGCCATGAAGATATTTTCGATGCTCTCTGAAGGGTACATAAAGAGGTTTTGA
- a CDS encoding HAMP domain-containing histidine kinase, whose translation MIQYAVISEDGEILSLDKSFAETFSVKIGEKINSNFPCYESIKSIFSFREFVHEEHEIESLGQIEIFSTEYSSKKAALVLLNREKTFEAMALVESEKKNAVYDLMRSWKKIVEEEGIQNKLDRAVQAASSMGWEKILFCYNWKEENYFSSRGYNEFERKEILSSLPFDLPEKFDKTMSELSKVEGIYYIVPGHRRFNEIIGNGKDRHWHPGYLIIIPMKRSRHNYAGWLMFDDPMDKENPVREDVFNLVGFFQSLISELDVLQTASELIKSQKERETILYEIAHDLKNPLSIIRIYAETLLRGEVDQDKMCYFSEVIIEKSKHILSMVEDMLELAKLQNIEYLLDISSVDLKDVVRKSLLSQSDFAESRNISFDINLPKKFAFVEGDEDLLIRAVENIINNAVKFSKENSTVLVSILDEGDKWLLTVEDRGIGILEEEIGNIFRKFYRSADAKIFPGSGLGLSIVERIIALHEGEIEIQSSKGERTCVSLRFRKREDE comes from the coding sequence TTGATTCAGTACGCTGTCATATCTGAAGACGGTGAAATCCTCTCTCTTGATAAGAGTTTCGCAGAGACTTTTTCTGTAAAGATTGGGGAAAAAATCAATTCTAATTTTCCCTGTTACGAAAGCATAAAAAGCATTTTTTCTTTCAGAGAATTCGTTCATGAAGAACACGAAATTGAAAGCCTAGGTCAAATTGAAATATTTTCGACAGAGTATTCTTCCAAAAAAGCCGCTTTGGTATTGCTTAACAGGGAAAAAACATTCGAAGCCATGGCTCTTGTAGAGAGCGAGAAAAAAAACGCGGTCTACGATCTGATGAGATCCTGGAAAAAGATTGTTGAAGAAGAAGGAATTCAGAATAAACTAGACAGGGCTGTTCAGGCGGCAAGTTCTATGGGGTGGGAAAAAATCCTGTTTTGTTACAATTGGAAAGAGGAGAATTATTTTTCTTCGAGAGGGTACAACGAGTTTGAAAGAAAAGAAATACTTTCAAGCCTTCCATTTGATCTTCCCGAAAAGTTCGATAAGACGATGAGCGAGTTGTCGAAGGTGGAAGGTATCTACTATATAGTCCCTGGGCACAGGAGGTTTAACGAAATAATCGGCAACGGAAAGGACAGGCATTGGCACCCGGGATACCTGATAATAATTCCGATGAAAAGGAGCAGGCACAACTACGCCGGATGGTTGATGTTTGATGACCCAATGGATAAAGAAAATCCTGTAAGGGAGGATGTTTTTAATTTGGTCGGTTTTTTTCAATCTCTGATCTCCGAATTGGATGTCCTTCAGACGGCATCGGAACTAATTAAATCGCAGAAAGAAAGAGAGACTATTTTGTACGAGATAGCCCATGATCTTAAAAATCCTCTGTCCATAATAAGAATTTACGCTGAAACCCTTCTGAGGGGAGAAGTGGACCAGGATAAAATGTGCTATTTTTCAGAAGTTATCATAGAGAAATCCAAACATATACTTTCAATGGTCGAAGACATGTTGGAGCTGGCAAAGTTGCAAAACATAGAGTACTTACTGGACATTTCCAGCGTAGACCTCAAAGACGTCGTCAGGAAGTCTCTGCTTTCTCAAAGCGATTTTGCGGAATCCAGAAACATAAGTTTTGACATAAACTTGCCTAAAAAATTCGCTTTTGTCGAGGGGGATGAGGATTTATTGATTCGGGCTGTTGAAAACATAATAAACAACGCCGTAAAATTTTCCAAGGAAAATTCAACTGTATTAGTATCTATATTGGATGAGGGCGACAAGTGGCTTTTAACTGTAGAGGACAGAGGTATAGGTATCCTGGAAGAAGAGATAGGGAATATATTTAGAAAATTTTACAGATCCGCCGACGCAAAAATATTTCCTGGGTCCGGTCTTGGACTTTCAATCGTCGAGCGTATTATCGCCCTTCACGAAGGTGAGATTGAAATCCAGAGCAGTAAAGGAGAAAGAACTTGCGTGAGTTTGAGATTCAGGAAAAGAGAAGACGAATGA
- a CDS encoding isoleucine--tRNA ligase, whose protein sequence is MSGKKYPDEVAMPKFSLIEERILDYWKENEIFEKSIKIREEENAPDYVFYDGPPFANGLPHYGHILTGYVKDIVPRYFTMKGFRVLRRFGWDCHGLPAEMEMEKEAGIKGKKEIDKYGIDKFNAGCEALVLKYVDEWERFVKRQGRWVEFKNAYKTLDRDYMESVIWAFKSLYDKGLIYERDRVVSYCFRCETPLSNFETRMDDATRPRQDPSVTLRFKLEEKISGKEAYLLVWTTTPWTLPSNLAIAVGDDIDYCGVEHKGSIYIIAEKRFSQYGKIFDSDDAVVWRGKGKDLIGKIYIHLFDYFKGMKNAFKVISGDFVGTEEGTGIVHIAPGFGEDDQRICDENGIDTVCPVDAEAKFTKEVWDYKGIGVFDANKTILKRLKEEGKLVLHDTMEHNYPHCWRCNTPLIYRAISSWYVDVTAVKKELIEVNQQINWIPSHIKDGQFGKWIEGARDWSISRNRYFGAPIPVFKCRGCNKKWVFGSVEEIEEFFGKKVEDLHRPYIDQLERNCPDCGGKVKRVPEVLDCWFESGSMPYAQVHYPFENKEWFEKYFPADFIVEYIAQTRGWFYTLNVLSTALFGKPAFKNVICHGVVLDRQGRKLSKKLNNYPDPMKIFDKYGADAMRWFLVANPILRGGNLMVSEDGEEVMAVLKDVLLPLWNAYYFFTLYANIDSFRAEFSWDSVNPLDKYIVSELKRTAEKVDNAMQGYDIFSATENIKEFIDTLTNWYIRRSRRRFWKSENDEDKTFAFNTLFTVLSSLVNVSAPFLPFLSEYIYMSLTGKLSVHLQSFLDWKVIPHDEDLILRMRTVRRIVSLGHSLRKKNSVRVRQPLSRLMVSGKGVEKSLEFSEIIKEELNVKNVVYVEKPEDLGSPVLKVNLKIAGPKLGAKTQDVIKAGKNGNFELTSDGKAKVAGIELERNEYSVEWLSKGEKDCMSEGNLIVSLDLKMDKALEDEGRARELIRQIQNARSRAGLNVQDRIQLILELPDSWKPAVIEHRELIENETLSCCSFEKAELESGYFSMKENLLGDDVTIFLKRVQRN, encoded by the coding sequence ATGTCCGGGAAAAAATATCCAGATGAAGTGGCGATGCCGAAATTCTCTCTGATAGAGGAGAGAATTCTCGACTATTGGAAAGAAAACGAAATATTCGAAAAATCCATAAAAATCCGAGAAGAAGAAAACGCCCCGGATTATGTTTTTTACGACGGACCTCCTTTTGCAAACGGACTTCCTCATTACGGGCATATTCTAACCGGGTATGTCAAGGACATTGTTCCCCGGTATTTTACGATGAAAGGCTTTAGGGTTCTGAGAAGATTTGGCTGGGATTGCCACGGACTTCCCGCTGAGATGGAGATGGAGAAAGAAGCCGGCATAAAAGGGAAGAAAGAAATCGACAAATACGGGATAGACAAATTCAACGCCGGGTGCGAGGCGTTGGTTTTGAAATACGTAGACGAGTGGGAGAGATTCGTGAAGCGTCAAGGAAGATGGGTCGAATTCAAAAACGCCTACAAGACCCTCGACAGAGATTACATGGAATCCGTCATATGGGCTTTTAAAAGCCTTTACGACAAGGGGTTAATATACGAAAGGGACAGAGTGGTTTCCTATTGTTTCAGGTGCGAGACCCCTCTTTCAAACTTCGAGACGAGGATGGACGACGCGACGAGACCCAGGCAAGACCCTTCGGTGACCCTGCGTTTTAAATTAGAAGAAAAGATTTCAGGAAAGGAAGCCTATCTACTGGTCTGGACTACGACTCCTTGGACGCTGCCGAGTAATTTGGCGATTGCCGTTGGTGATGATATAGATTATTGCGGGGTTGAACACAAGGGTTCAATTTACATCATCGCCGAAAAACGCTTTTCCCAGTACGGCAAAATTTTTGATAGTGACGACGCGGTTGTATGGAGAGGTAAGGGCAAAGACTTGATAGGCAAAATATACATACATCTTTTTGATTATTTCAAGGGCATGAAAAACGCTTTTAAAGTGATATCAGGAGATTTTGTCGGAACTGAAGAAGGAACCGGAATTGTGCACATAGCTCCGGGTTTTGGGGAAGACGATCAGAGGATATGCGACGAAAACGGTATAGATACGGTTTGCCCTGTCGACGCCGAAGCAAAATTCACCAAAGAAGTCTGGGATTATAAAGGGATAGGAGTCTTTGATGCCAACAAGACCATTTTGAAAAGACTCAAAGAAGAAGGCAAACTGGTCCTGCACGATACCATGGAGCATAATTATCCCCATTGTTGGCGATGCAACACGCCTTTGATATACAGGGCCATCTCTTCGTGGTATGTCGATGTGACCGCGGTAAAAAAAGAACTTATAGAAGTAAACCAGCAGATAAATTGGATACCTTCCCACATAAAAGACGGGCAGTTCGGCAAATGGATAGAAGGAGCGAGAGACTGGTCAATAAGCAGAAACAGGTACTTTGGCGCTCCGATACCGGTTTTTAAATGCCGTGGTTGCAACAAAAAATGGGTTTTTGGATCAGTTGAAGAAATAGAGGAATTTTTCGGCAAAAAAGTTGAAGACCTCCACAGGCCATACATTGACCAATTAGAGAGAAATTGCCCGGATTGCGGCGGAAAAGTCAAAAGGGTTCCCGAAGTTCTCGACTGCTGGTTTGAATCCGGCTCTATGCCTTACGCGCAGGTTCACTATCCTTTTGAAAACAAGGAATGGTTTGAAAAATATTTTCCCGCTGATTTCATCGTTGAATACATTGCTCAGACCAGGGGCTGGTTTTACACACTGAATGTACTCTCAACGGCTCTGTTCGGAAAACCAGCGTTTAAAAACGTCATATGTCACGGAGTAGTACTTGACCGGCAGGGAAGAAAATTATCAAAAAAATTGAACAACTACCCTGATCCGATGAAGATATTCGACAAATACGGTGCAGACGCGATGAGGTGGTTTCTTGTCGCGAATCCTATCCTGAGGGGCGGCAACCTAATGGTCAGTGAAGACGGAGAAGAGGTAATGGCGGTGCTGAAAGATGTTCTCTTGCCTCTTTGGAATGCCTATTACTTTTTCACCCTTTACGCCAACATAGATTCCTTCAGGGCGGAATTTTCATGGGACAGCGTCAATCCGTTGGATAAATACATCGTCTCGGAACTAAAGAGGACAGCGGAAAAAGTGGACAACGCAATGCAGGGATACGATATTTTCTCGGCTACTGAAAACATAAAAGAGTTTATTGATACCCTGACGAACTGGTACATCAGGAGAAGCAGGAGGAGATTTTGGAAATCCGAAAATGACGAAGACAAAACTTTCGCCTTCAACACTCTTTTCACTGTTTTATCTTCTCTGGTAAACGTTTCGGCGCCTTTTCTGCCTTTCCTCTCTGAATACATATACATGTCTTTGACCGGTAAGTTGAGCGTGCATCTGCAGAGTTTTTTGGACTGGAAGGTAATCCCTCACGACGAGGATCTTATTCTGAGAATGAGAACTGTAAGAAGAATAGTATCACTGGGGCATTCGCTCAGAAAGAAAAATTCGGTTAGAGTTAGGCAGCCTCTTTCAAGGCTAATGGTCTCCGGAAAAGGTGTTGAAAAGTCTCTTGAATTTTCCGAGATAATCAAAGAAGAGCTTAACGTGAAAAACGTCGTCTACGTCGAGAAACCGGAAGATCTTGGATCTCCGGTTCTCAAAGTGAATTTAAAGATTGCAGGACCGAAACTTGGGGCAAAAACACAAGACGTTATAAAAGCCGGAAAAAACGGAAATTTCGAGTTGACTTCGGATGGAAAAGCCAAGGTTGCGGGAATTGAACTTGAAAGAAACGAATATTCGGTTGAATGGCTTTCAAAAGGCGAGAAAGACTGTATGTCGGAAGGCAATTTGATAGTTTCGCTCGATTTGAAAATGGATAAAGCTCTCGAAGACGAAGGGAGAGCGAGAGAGTTGATAAGACAAATCCAAAACGCGAGGTCCAGAGCGGGTCTCAACGTCCAAGACAGAATCCAACTAATCCTGGAATTACCGGATTCATGGAAACCGGCTGTTATCGAGCACAGAGAATTGATAGAGAACGAAACTTTATCCTGTTGTAGTTTTGAAAAGGCGGAATTGGAAAGCGGTTATTTTTCCATGAAAGAAAATCTTCTCGGAGACGATGTCACAATATTTTTAAAGAGAGTTCAACGGAATTGA
- the miaA gene encoding tRNA (adenosine(37)-N6)-dimethylallyltransferase MiaA: MRQKGLKGIFPVVVILGPTASGKTSLAVKCAGEFSGEIISADSRQIYKGLDIGTGKDLKEFNGIKYHLIDIVSPGDSFNLKMFQILAYRAISEVHERSRLPIVCGGTPLYIDSIISRYDIPKVRPDVGLRRLLEKSDSMLFEEALKAGIVDAKDHEKRKLIRRIEVSKGEKGDLPESVHPDAQYLLIGVKPPREIQKKLITQRLEKRIKQGLIDEVVSLQRSGVDENWLSSLGLEYRWGVAYIKGKVNYDTFFKGLRSDIIAFSKRQNSWFKKIENKGFVINWFGQDEDRKVMKLIKDFL; this comes from the coding sequence ATTCGTCAAAAGGGACTGAAGGGTATTTTCCCTGTCGTCGTAATATTAGGACCTACCGCTTCGGGTAAGACTTCTCTTGCGGTAAAATGCGCGGGGGAATTCTCAGGCGAGATAATCTCCGCTGATTCAAGGCAGATATACAAAGGTCTTGATATTGGCACTGGAAAAGACTTGAAAGAATTCAACGGAATAAAGTACCACCTAATCGATATTGTGTCTCCGGGAGATAGCTTTAATTTAAAAATGTTCCAGATCCTGGCTTACAGAGCGATATCTGAGGTTCATGAAAGGTCTCGTTTGCCCATTGTCTGCGGCGGGACACCACTTTACATAGATTCGATAATCAGCAGATACGATATACCGAAGGTCAGACCGGATGTCGGGTTGAGAAGACTACTTGAAAAATCGGATTCCATGCTTTTTGAAGAAGCCTTAAAAGCCGGCATAGTTGATGCAAAAGACCATGAGAAGAGAAAACTGATAAGAAGGATCGAAGTTTCAAAAGGAGAAAAGGGTGATCTGCCGGAATCAGTTCACCCCGACGCCCAGTATCTTCTCATCGGTGTGAAGCCCCCTAGGGAAATTCAGAAAAAACTAATAACTCAAAGACTTGAGAAAAGGATAAAACAAGGACTTATCGACGAGGTCGTTTCACTTCAGCGAAGCGGAGTAGACGAAAATTGGCTTTCTTCGCTCGGTTTAGAATACAGGTGGGGAGTGGCATACATCAAGGGAAAAGTCAATTATGACACGTTTTTTAAAGGCTTGAGATCGGATATTATAGCTTTTTCAAAAAGACAAAATTCATGGTTCAAAAAAATCGAAAATAAAGGTTTTGTCATAAACTGGTTCGGCCAAGATGAAGATAGAAAGGTGATGAAACTCATCAAAGATTTTCTCTGA
- a CDS encoding purine-nucleoside phosphorylase: MNYKAFLEHQIIQTGANFMDEQGAGDPDALVILGSGLSGFLKSYTKIDLELKMKNVPGLFDPTAPTHEGTIYFGDILGKRVAVMNGRLHHYEGFTEWEIVRALRMVAWLGTRTLITTNSAGGLRREMKEGEVMVITDHLNLQCKSPLTGPNIDILGNRFPMMANAYTPEYIRSIDEIAKSLKIRIHFGVYAAVLGPAFETAAETKMLKVLGADAVGMSTVSEVIAAVHMGMDVLGLSVITNINDPDQMQPAFEEDMAKYAEMGGGTIEDLLVNFFQMTEFVKRD, from the coding sequence ATGAATTACAAAGCGTTTCTTGAACATCAAATAATCCAGACTGGAGCCAACTTCATGGATGAACAGGGGGCGGGGGACCCTGATGCCCTGGTTATTCTAGGCTCTGGTCTTTCTGGCTTTCTGAAATCCTACACAAAAATAGATCTCGAGCTCAAAATGAAGAATGTACCTGGTCTTTTCGACCCCACTGCTCCTACTCACGAAGGCACCATTTACTTTGGCGATATACTCGGTAAAAGAGTAGCTGTTATGAACGGCAGGCTTCACCACTATGAAGGATTCACGGAATGGGAAATTGTCAGAGCTTTGAGGATGGTAGCATGGCTCGGGACGAGGACTCTGATAACTACAAATTCAGCCGGAGGTCTTAGGCGAGAAATGAAAGAAGGAGAGGTGATGGTCATAACCGACCATCTGAACCTTCAGTGTAAAAGCCCTTTGACAGGACCCAACATAGACATACTAGGGAACAGGTTTCCCATGATGGCGAACGCCTATACACCCGAGTATATAAGGAGCATAGACGAGATAGCCAAATCTCTTAAGATTCGAATCCACTTCGGAGTATACGCTGCGGTTCTGGGACCTGCTTTCGAGACTGCCGCCGAGACAAAAATGTTGAAAGTTTTGGGCGCGGATGCGGTCGGCATGTCGACGGTTTCCGAGGTAATTGCGGCCGTTCACATGGGCATGGACGTCCTCGGTCTTTCGGTGATAACAAATATAAACGACCCGGATCAAATGCAGCCTGCTTTCGAAGAAGATATGGCCAAATACGCCGAGATGGGCGGCGGAACAATTGAAGATCTGTTGGTAAATTTTTTCCAGATGACCGAATTCGTCAAAAGGGACTGA
- the gcvT gene encoding glycine cleavage system aminomethyltransferase GcvT: MDQKELKLTPFYEEHLKAGAKIVPFAGYKMPIQYSAGIVSESLNVRTSAGLFDVSHMGEIEVSGNQALDFVDYLVTNDVSSIPENGVVYTAMCYKEGGIVDDLLVYRLSDRYLLVVNASNIEKDWEWITMNAKDFDVKIENKSDETAQLALQGPFSEKIMREIISLDYDGIGFYQSVTTVIDKVPVLLSRTGYTGEDGFEIYAPAENSRFLWNRILDVGEKLSVNPVGLGARDILRLEMCYCLYGNDITKNTTPIEAGLGWVVKLDKKDFLGKEVLLRQKQEGTDKKLVHFMLEGKNVARKGFPIIVEKEIVGEVTSGAYSPILDKSVGMGYVKTGHHRVKTPISIEIRTKLFDAVIVKPPFYKNATHK; encoded by the coding sequence ATGGACCAGAAGGAATTGAAGTTGACGCCGTTTTACGAAGAGCATTTGAAAGCCGGCGCCAAAATTGTCCCTTTCGCAGGTTACAAAATGCCTATTCAATATTCGGCAGGCATCGTGTCGGAGAGTTTGAACGTCAGGACTTCGGCGGGTCTGTTTGATGTTTCACACATGGGTGAAATTGAGGTCAGCGGGAATCAAGCCCTCGATTTTGTAGACTATTTGGTCACAAACGACGTGTCATCGATCCCCGAAAACGGAGTAGTATACACCGCTATGTGCTATAAAGAAGGTGGAATAGTAGACGATCTACTTGTCTACAGGCTTTCCGACAGGTACCTTTTGGTTGTAAACGCGTCAAACATTGAAAAAGACTGGGAATGGATAACGATGAACGCCAAAGATTTCGACGTAAAAATAGAAAATAAATCAGACGAAACCGCGCAACTTGCGCTTCAAGGACCATTTTCGGAAAAAATCATGAGAGAAATAATCTCCCTTGATTACGATGGCATCGGTTTCTACCAGAGCGTCACCACGGTAATTGACAAAGTCCCAGTTCTCCTCTCGAGAACCGGATACACCGGTGAAGACGGATTCGAAATCTACGCGCCGGCTGAAAACTCGCGTTTTCTCTGGAACAGGATTTTAGATGTCGGTGAAAAATTGTCAGTTAACCCTGTCGGCCTTGGAGCAAGGGATATTTTGAGGCTTGAGATGTGCTATTGCCTTTACGGCAACGACATAACCAAGAACACAACTCCAATTGAAGCCGGCTTAGGATGGGTCGTAAAGCTCGATAAAAAAGATTTTTTAGGGAAAGAAGTCCTTTTAAGACAAAAACAAGAAGGGACCGACAAAAAGTTAGTCCACTTCATGCTCGAAGGTAAAAATGTAGCGAGAAAGGGATTCCCCATAATAGTGGAAAAAGAAATTGTAGGCGAGGTGACAAGCGGTGCGTATTCGCCTATTCTCGATAAAAGCGTCGGCATGGGTTACGTAAAAACCGGTCATCATAGAGTTAAAACGCCTATTTCAATTGAAATAAGGACAAAGCTCTTTGACGCTGTAATCGTCAAACCGCCGTTCTATAAAAACGCCACCCATAAATAA